In Massilistercora timonensis, the following are encoded in one genomic region:
- a CDS encoding HAD family hydrolase — protein MAYTTMIFDIDGTLTDSDSAILYALQKAVSATTGREYSYQELNFALAIPSYLSLQKLCGDKWEEAARVGQIYYEEAISKIPLFDGMEEAITKLYKRGIHLGVVTSKSRAQLGRTFGNYPIHSFFEHIVCEDDTPYHKPDPRPLLNCVSLFGTEKSSVLYIGDTSADYECAKEAGIDFGLASWGCTSEREIATDVELKTPSDLLKYI, from the coding sequence ATGGCTTATACCACAATGATTTTTGATATTGACGGGACCTTAACAGACAGCGATTCCGCAATCCTGTACGCACTGCAGAAAGCAGTATCCGCAACAACAGGCAGAGAGTACAGTTATCAGGAACTTAATTTTGCCCTGGCTATTCCCAGTTATCTTTCTCTGCAAAAACTCTGCGGCGACAAGTGGGAGGAAGCCGCCCGGGTAGGACAGATCTATTATGAAGAAGCAATCTCTAAAATCCCCCTGTTTGACGGTATGGAGGAAGCCATTACAAAGTTGTACAAAAGAGGAATCCATCTTGGAGTAGTCACCTCCAAATCACGCGCCCAGCTTGGACGTACCTTTGGAAACTATCCCATTCATTCTTTCTTTGAGCACATTGTCTGTGAAGATGATACCCCTTATCACAAACCAGACCCACGTCCCCTCCTTAACTGTGTATCCCTGTTTGGAACGGAAAAATCCTCTGTCCTATATATTGGTGATACTTCCGCAGATTACGAATGTGCAAAAGAAGCTGGGATTGATTTTGGCCTGGCTTCCTGGGGCTGCACATCTGAGAGAGAAATCGCAACGGACGTTGAACTTAAGACACCGTCAGACTTGCTGAAATACATATAG
- a CDS encoding aminotransferase class I/II-fold pyridoxal phosphate-dependent enzyme codes for MTPYSELSKEELLTLKADLEAKFEEEKGKGLKLDMSRGKPSTEQLNLSMGMMDVLTSDSNLVCEEGVDCRNYGVLDGIKEAKQLLADMMEIPKDNIVIFGNSSLNVMFDTVSRCMTHGVLGSTPWCKLDKVKFLCPVPGYDRHFSITEYFGIEMIPVPMTMEGPDMDVVEELVNNDPAVKGIWCVPKYSNPQGITYSDETVHRFAKLKPAAEDFRIFWDNAYGIHHLYEDKQDYLLEILMECKKEGNPDMVYKFSSTSKISFPGSGIAAIGASDANLAEIRKQMKIQTIGHDKLNQLRHARFFKDIHGMVQHMKKHADIMRPKFDIVLETLENEIGGLGIGSWIAPRGGYFISFDSMDGCAKKIVAKAKEAGLVMTPAGATFPYGKDPHDSNIRIAPSYPTVEELKLATEIFILSIKLVSIDKLLESK; via the coding sequence GTGACACCATACAGCGAATTGTCGAAAGAAGAATTATTAACACTGAAAGCAGATCTGGAAGCCAAGTTTGAAGAAGAAAAGGGCAAGGGCCTGAAGCTGGATATGTCCAGAGGAAAACCGTCCACAGAACAGCTGAACCTGTCCATGGGCATGATGGACGTTCTTACCAGCGATTCCAACCTGGTCTGTGAAGAAGGAGTAGACTGCCGCAACTACGGAGTCCTGGACGGTATCAAGGAAGCCAAGCAGCTTCTGGCCGACATGATGGAGATCCCCAAGGACAACATCGTGATCTTCGGAAACTCCAGCTTAAATGTAATGTTTGACACCGTTTCCCGCTGTATGACCCACGGTGTGCTGGGAAGCACTCCCTGGTGCAAGCTGGACAAGGTAAAGTTCTTATGTCCGGTTCCTGGATATGACCGTCACTTCTCGATCACCGAATATTTTGGTATCGAGATGATCCCGGTTCCCATGACCATGGAAGGACCGGATATGGATGTGGTGGAAGAACTGGTCAACAATGACCCTGCCGTTAAGGGGATCTGGTGCGTACCCAAGTACTCCAACCCCCAGGGAATCACCTACTCTGACGAGACTGTACACCGCTTTGCCAAGCTGAAACCGGCTGCAGAGGATTTCCGGATCTTCTGGGACAACGCTTACGGCATCCACCATCTCTACGAGGATAAACAGGACTATCTGCTGGAAATCCTGATGGAGTGCAAGAAGGAAGGGAACCCGGACATGGTCTACAAGTTCTCTTCTACTTCCAAGATCAGTTTCCCCGGCTCCGGTATTGCCGCCATCGGCGCTTCCGACGCTAACCTGGCTGAGATCCGCAAGCAGATGAAGATCCAGACCATCGGCCACGATAAGCTGAACCAGCTTCGCCACGCCCGGTTCTTCAAGGATATCCACGGCATGGTACAGCACATGAAGAAGCATGCGGACATTATGCGTCCCAAGTTCGACATTGTTCTGGAGACTCTGGAGAACGAGATCGGCGGCCTGGGCATTGGTTCCTGGATCGCTCCCAGAGGCGGCTACTTCATCTCCTTTGACTCCATGGACGGCTGCGCCAAGAAGATCGTAGCCAAGGCAAAGGAAGCCGGCCTTGTGATGACTCCCGCAGGGGCTACCTTCCCCTACGGCAAGGATCCTCACGACAGCAACATCCGTATCGCTCCCTCTTACCCCACGGTGGAGGAGCTGAAGCTGGCCACGGAGATCTTCATCCTGAGCATTAAGCTGGTGAGCATCGACAAGCTGCTGGAAAGCAAGTAA
- a CDS encoding sigma-70 family RNA polymerase sigma factor, whose translation MRREEEAGRKAPDPVRALERYGDMVYRIALLHMKNQSDAEDVFQEVFLRLVRYAGTIEGEEHLKHWLIRVTVNCCKKQFASSYRRRTVPMDREDRMEFSYEMPLGEGSIWETVRRLPEGYRDVIHLFYYEQYSVREIGEILELTEGAVKTRLSRARDMLREQLEGER comes from the coding sequence ATGAGGAGAGAGGAAGAGGCGGGAAGAAAAGCGCCGGATCCTGTCCGTGCGCTGGAGCGCTATGGCGATATGGTATACCGGATCGCCCTGCTCCATATGAAGAACCAAAGTGACGCGGAAGACGTGTTTCAGGAAGTGTTTTTGCGGCTGGTCCGCTATGCCGGGACCATCGAGGGAGAGGAACATCTGAAGCACTGGCTGATCCGTGTCACCGTTAATTGCTGTAAGAAGCAGTTTGCCAGCAGCTATCGGAGACGGACGGTTCCCATGGACCGGGAAGACCGGATGGAATTTTCTTATGAGATGCCCCTGGGAGAAGGGAGCATCTGGGAGACGGTGAGGCGGCTGCCGGAGGGTTACCGGGATGTGATCCATCTTTTCTACTACGAACAGTATTCTGTGCGGGAGATCGGAGAGATCCTGGAGCTTACGGAAGGCGCGGTCAAGACCAGATTGTCCCGGGCGCGGGATATGCTGCGGGAGCAGCTGGAAGGGGAGAGGTGA
- a CDS encoding transglutaminase domain-containing protein — MGGRGKIALVLALSLLASGCGSGAGEQRDEEKITAQKLAQSVREKYADEEAYEYEEAIQDIGRDQHLKLQMGFDIMDAGFDEYTQIAAVYQDPELTQRVGTHYEWDEESQVMEITPPKWSAGGISSSQLDPDVPGNEPGALELFDKGELKDWGNLPQYYLAEYVDRETGEKLQKPRVTVVTVKREVSQAPRVTVSLDEDGLPVFSWQKIKDADRYYIMELNYDPDSGYTGAGWVLGETDETSWKPESAAHLRTFSVSEAERAEDYNIEQYGEGTDPIYREETYETYYCVIAASDTGTSAVSNTFPEQEIARRVPYMEETGMSLEKEGSNYADGFGNMPSYKWVTMCDGTLVQKLINYHFDQAEKVTEQWGEYEKEDMSDLKLTDVDIVKVPYTIDGTGFTGVVKVQNFSGDTWKEDLKAIEERQEDLRNRAGTRDLEMKEEGEEEEEEEKEEANGAAEEVYQTEYEITANSALSEYLAASMLTGTAMIDLSDFPESADRQYLSDAWMEAVYQNPMILGVQGAAISTDGKIMLVEYDTSPEVMEEKQKEIAAEVDRVVDKIIREDMTELEKELAINQYLCDTAEYDMEALENAEKNQFQTVDEEFCDAFTPYGVLLNGLGVCASYSGAFKLLAEAAGLECIVVTGNLEGDLPHAWNKVKVDGEWQIVDSTNNDNELIFNALMNLPDRAAQKVLVEDDRFVLDTKLGDYSAPTDEKEYYRLEDKYFEKDKIAASLAGDLKTEECTALRTDYDLNDQEFQTIAREVVENFEGSELSGYYWMGVIYLEGR; from the coding sequence ATGGGAGGAAGAGGGAAGATAGCCCTGGTCCTGGCTTTGTCCCTTCTGGCTTCCGGCTGCGGGAGCGGGGCAGGAGAACAGCGGGATGAAGAAAAGATCACGGCACAGAAGCTGGCCCAGAGCGTGCGGGAGAAATATGCGGACGAAGAGGCCTATGAATATGAGGAAGCCATTCAGGATATCGGTCGTGACCAACATCTGAAGCTGCAGATGGGATTCGATATTATGGACGCGGGATTTGATGAGTACACTCAGATCGCGGCAGTGTATCAGGATCCGGAGCTGACTCAGCGGGTGGGAACCCATTATGAGTGGGATGAAGAATCCCAGGTGATGGAGATCACGCCGCCTAAGTGGAGCGCAGGCGGGATCAGCAGTTCTCAGTTGGATCCGGATGTCCCGGGAAATGAACCGGGAGCGCTGGAGCTTTTTGACAAAGGGGAGCTTAAGGACTGGGGAAACCTGCCCCAGTATTATCTGGCGGAGTATGTGGACCGGGAAACCGGAGAGAAGCTTCAAAAACCCCGGGTGACGGTGGTGACTGTGAAGCGTGAAGTAAGCCAGGCGCCCCGGGTGACGGTATCTCTGGACGAGGACGGACTTCCGGTATTTTCCTGGCAGAAGATCAAAGACGCGGACCGCTATTACATTATGGAGCTTAATTACGATCCGGATTCGGGATACACAGGCGCGGGCTGGGTTCTGGGAGAGACGGACGAGACCAGCTGGAAGCCAGAGTCGGCGGCGCATCTGCGGACATTTTCCGTATCTGAAGCGGAGCGGGCGGAAGATTATAACATTGAACAGTACGGGGAGGGAACAGACCCCATTTACAGGGAAGAGACTTATGAGACATACTACTGTGTGATCGCGGCGTCGGATACCGGGACTTCTGCGGTGAGCAATACCTTCCCGGAGCAGGAGATCGCCAGAAGAGTGCCCTATATGGAAGAGACCGGCATGAGCCTGGAGAAGGAAGGTTCCAATTACGCCGACGGGTTTGGCAACATGCCTTCCTACAAATGGGTGACCATGTGCGACGGGACTTTGGTGCAGAAGCTGATCAATTATCATTTTGATCAGGCAGAGAAGGTTACCGAGCAGTGGGGGGAGTACGAGAAAGAAGACATGTCTGACTTAAAGCTTACAGACGTGGACATCGTCAAAGTACCCTACACCATCGACGGCACCGGATTTACCGGGGTGGTGAAGGTCCAGAATTTCTCCGGAGATACCTGGAAGGAAGATCTGAAAGCCATTGAGGAGCGCCAGGAGGATCTCAGGAACCGTGCGGGGACCAGGGATCTGGAGATGAAAGAAGAAGGCGAGGAAGAAGAGGAAGAAGAGAAGGAAGAAGCTAACGGGGCAGCAGAAGAGGTTTACCAGACTGAATATGAGATCACGGCCAACAGCGCGTTAAGCGAATATCTGGCAGCCAGCATGCTGACAGGGACGGCTATGATCGACCTGAGCGATTTTCCGGAGAGCGCAGACCGGCAATATCTCTCCGACGCCTGGATGGAAGCTGTATATCAGAACCCTATGATCCTGGGCGTTCAGGGGGCGGCCATTTCCACAGACGGGAAGATCATGCTGGTGGAATATGATACCAGTCCGGAAGTGATGGAAGAAAAGCAAAAAGAGATCGCGGCGGAAGTAGACCGGGTGGTGGACAAGATCATCCGGGAGGATATGACGGAGCTGGAGAAAGAACTGGCTATCAATCAGTATCTCTGCGATACAGCGGAATACGACATGGAAGCCCTGGAGAATGCGGAAAAGAACCAGTTCCAGACGGTGGATGAAGAATTCTGTGACGCATTTACCCCCTATGGAGTCCTGCTGAATGGTCTGGGCGTGTGCGCCAGCTATTCCGGGGCATTCAAGCTTCTGGCGGAAGCGGCGGGTCTGGAATGTATCGTGGTGACAGGGAATCTGGAAGGCGATCTTCCTCATGCCTGGAACAAGGTGAAGGTAGACGGCGAATGGCAGATCGTAGACTCCACAAATAATGACAACGAGCTGATCTTTAATGCGCTGATGAATCTGCCGGACCGGGCGGCGCAGAAGGTGCTGGTGGAGGACGACCGGTTTGTGCTGGACACAAAGCTTGGCGATTACAGCGCTCCTACAGACGAGAAGGAATACTACCGGCTGGAGGACAAGTATTTTGAGAAGGATAAGATCGCTGCCTCTCTGGCCGGAGACCTGAAGACGGAGGAGTGTACAGCGCTTCGCACAGACTATGACCTGAATGATCAGGAATTTCAGACGATCGCCAGGGAAGTGGTGGAGAATTTCGAGGGAAGCGAACTGTCAGGATATTACTGGATGGGCGTGATCTACCTGGAAGGACGATAA
- a CDS encoding DUF6612 family protein, giving the protein MKEKKLSVLFAIVLVLSLAAAGCGKKATPENLLEDVGKNLAKVESVSGDMNMSFSVSLNGETVGTGMELSLEATADPRATHMSGPVTMQMSGEEYQADVELYAVEMDGEMATYSGLSGAWSRSTQEMSEDVMNTDTYEKLAESADSFKLSEDLAEVNGQECFELKGNVEGELLEELMGEELMAANDGKTDLPTEDQIEGASLPCTILIYRDTILPAKISIDMDAIMQETYASFGDSAEAEGSVEITYSEYDKVEEIRVPDQVLNAVGEPAKAEGDDKEKEQPAKKSDTKAAAGLGDNWDSYTVQINGKVLSLPFDYSELEGLGFVLDESITPKDFIVNPGESKYTSLVTSDQEYLTVELFNDSEEACEVTRCKVGSIGTDAYSDGGSVEVVFPGGIKAGDSKEKVLEVYGEPTDQYEDENFHMYTWYDKNGSYTDRCQVDFDAEEGKAMFLTLSCHN; this is encoded by the coding sequence ATGAAGGAAAAGAAGCTGAGTGTGCTGTTTGCAATAGTTCTGGTTCTGTCGCTGGCGGCAGCAGGGTGCGGGAAAAAGGCAACGCCGGAGAATCTGTTAGAAGATGTTGGGAAAAACCTTGCAAAAGTGGAATCCGTATCCGGAGATATGAATATGTCTTTCTCGGTTTCACTGAATGGAGAGACGGTGGGAACCGGAATGGAGTTAAGTCTTGAGGCTACTGCGGATCCCCGGGCCACCCATATGAGCGGGCCGGTGACCATGCAGATGTCCGGAGAAGAATACCAGGCGGATGTGGAGCTCTACGCAGTAGAAATGGACGGAGAGATGGCGACCTATTCTGGATTGAGCGGCGCCTGGAGCCGCAGCACGCAGGAGATGTCAGAGGATGTGATGAATACAGACACCTATGAGAAGCTGGCAGAATCCGCGGATTCCTTCAAACTGTCAGAGGATCTTGCCGAGGTGAACGGGCAGGAGTGTTTTGAACTGAAGGGGAATGTGGAAGGCGAACTTCTGGAAGAACTGATGGGGGAAGAATTGATGGCGGCCAATGACGGCAAAACCGACCTCCCCACAGAGGATCAGATAGAAGGAGCCAGTCTCCCCTGCACGATCCTGATCTACAGAGACACCATCCTCCCGGCAAAGATTTCCATAGATATGGATGCTATTATGCAGGAGACGTATGCGTCCTTTGGGGATTCTGCTGAGGCGGAAGGCTCGGTGGAGATCACCTACAGTGAGTATGATAAGGTAGAAGAAATCCGTGTGCCGGATCAGGTCCTGAATGCAGTGGGAGAGCCTGCAAAAGCAGAAGGCGATGATAAGGAAAAGGAGCAGCCTGCGAAGAAGAGCGATACAAAAGCAGCGGCCGGACTGGGAGACAACTGGGACAGCTATACAGTCCAGATCAACGGGAAGGTCTTGAGCCTGCCATTTGATTACTCTGAGCTGGAAGGGCTTGGCTTCGTTCTGGATGAAAGCATTACACCAAAAGATTTCATCGTGAATCCGGGAGAAAGTAAATATACGAGCCTGGTGACCAGCGACCAGGAATACCTGACCGTAGAACTGTTTAACGATTCTGAGGAAGCCTGTGAGGTTACCAGGTGTAAGGTGGGAAGCATAGGAACAGACGCCTACAGTGACGGGGGAAGTGTTGAAGTTGTATTCCCCGGAGGGATCAAAGCAGGAGATTCAAAGGAGAAAGTACTGGAAGTCTATGGAGAGCCCACGGACCAGTATGAAGATGAGAATTTTCACATGTATACCTGGTATGACAAAAACGGCAGCTATACAGACCGCTGCCAGGTAGATTTCGATGCAGAAGAAGGAAAAGCCATGTTTCTGACGCTGTCATGCCATAATTAA
- the coaBC gene encoding bifunctional phosphopantothenoylcysteine decarboxylase/phosphopantothenate--cysteine ligase CoaBC, giving the protein MLKDKTILLGVTGGIAAYKSAALASLLIKAGADVRVIMTEHAVNFINPITFETLTGHKCITDTFDRNFEFQVQHISLAQAADAILVAPATANVIAKLAHGIADDMLTTTILASEAPKIIAPAMNTKMYENPITQDNLAILERYGFTIAAPASGRLACGDVGAGKMPEPEVLFQYLDMACGHAKDMVGKKVLITAGPTRESIDPVRYITNHSSGKMGYSLARACSMRGADVTLVTGPTSLEAPLFTQVVPVTTAREMFEAVTSRSQKADLIIKAAAVADYRPREVSDEKVKKSDQDLSIAMERTDDILGYLGEHKKDGQFLCGFSMETEHLLENSRKKLEKKHLDMIIANNLKIPGAGFETDTNVVTLITKDQETSLPIMSKEELAFVILDHILGTWYF; this is encoded by the coding sequence ATGTTAAAAGATAAAACCATTCTTCTTGGAGTGACCGGCGGAATCGCCGCCTACAAAAGCGCCGCCCTTGCCAGCCTGCTTATAAAGGCAGGAGCGGACGTCCGAGTGATCATGACGGAGCACGCCGTGAACTTTATCAACCCTATCACCTTCGAGACCCTTACCGGGCACAAATGTATCACCGATACCTTTGACCGGAATTTTGAATTCCAGGTGCAGCACATTTCCCTGGCCCAGGCGGCGGACGCCATCCTGGTGGCTCCGGCTACCGCCAATGTGATCGCCAAGCTGGCCCACGGCATTGCGGACGACATGCTGACCACTACCATCCTGGCCAGCGAAGCGCCCAAGATCATAGCGCCGGCAATGAATACCAAAATGTACGAGAATCCCATCACCCAGGACAATCTTGCCATACTGGAGAGATATGGCTTTACCATCGCCGCTCCCGCCAGCGGGCGGCTGGCCTGCGGGGATGTGGGCGCCGGTAAGATGCCCGAACCGGAAGTTCTCTTCCAGTATCTGGATATGGCCTGCGGCCACGCAAAAGACATGGTTGGCAAAAAGGTCCTCATTACCGCCGGACCTACCCGGGAATCCATCGACCCCGTGCGCTACATCACCAACCATTCCTCCGGCAAGATGGGGTACAGCCTGGCCAGAGCCTGCAGCATGCGGGGCGCTGACGTCACCCTGGTCACCGGGCCCACCTCCCTGGAGGCGCCTTTGTTCACCCAGGTAGTTCCCGTCACCACCGCCCGGGAGATGTTTGAGGCCGTCACCTCCAGAAGCCAGAAGGCGGATCTCATCATCAAGGCGGCCGCTGTGGCCGATTACCGGCCCAGGGAAGTGTCCGACGAAAAAGTGAAAAAATCCGACCAGGATCTGTCCATTGCCATGGAGCGCACCGACGATATCCTTGGATATCTTGGCGAACACAAAAAAGACGGCCAGTTCTTATGCGGTTTTTCTATGGAAACTGAACATCTGCTGGAGAACTCCAGGAAGAAATTAGAGAAAAAACATCTGGATATGATCATCGCCAACAACCTGAAAATCCCGGGCGCCGGCTTCGAGACCGACACCAATGTAGTGACGCTGATCACAAAAGACCAGGAGACCAGCCTTCCCATTATGTCCAAAGAAGAACTGGCCTTCGTAATCCTGGATCATATATTGGGGACGTGGTATTTTTAA
- a CDS encoding ECF transporter S component — protein MKTKKHDTRWMVSVALMAAIVIVLANTPLGMIQLPVIKATTVHIPVILGAILLGPSAGAILGGVFGICSLVSNTMAPTLLSFAFSPFMSTTGIPGALKAIWISVGCRVLIGLVSGWLWKLLERLKVNQNISLLLTGFVGSMVNTVTVMGSIYFLFAQQYAQAREVGVTAVWGLIMGTVTAAGIPEAIAAAVLVIALGKVLIRVFRKMNIGMAGIQVI, from the coding sequence ATGAAAACGAAGAAACACGACACACGTTGGATGGTCAGTGTTGCACTCATGGCAGCTATCGTCATCGTGCTGGCGAACACACCGCTTGGCATGATCCAGCTGCCGGTCATTAAGGCGACAACTGTACACATTCCGGTCATTCTCGGAGCGATCCTTCTGGGTCCGTCGGCAGGGGCGATCCTGGGAGGGGTGTTTGGTATCTGTTCTCTGGTGAGCAATACCATGGCGCCCACTCTTCTGTCCTTTGCGTTCTCGCCCTTTATGAGCACCACCGGGATCCCCGGGGCGCTGAAGGCCATCTGGATCTCTGTGGGCTGCAGAGTGCTGATCGGACTTGTATCGGGATGGCTGTGGAAGCTTCTGGAGCGGCTGAAGGTGAACCAGAACATCAGCCTTTTGCTTACCGGATTCGTGGGATCCATGGTCAACACTGTGACGGTGATGGGAAGTATTTATTTTCTATTTGCCCAGCAGTATGCTCAGGCAAGAGAAGTGGGCGTTACGGCTGTGTGGGGCCTGATCATGGGAACAGTGACGGCAGCAGGGATCCCGGAGGCGATCGCGGCGGCAGTGCTGGTGATCGCGCTTGGCAAGGTGCTGATCCGCGTATTCCGGAAAATGAATATCGGGATGGCCGGTATCCAGGTGATCTGA
- a CDS encoding nitroreductase has translation MNKVLEAMKERRSIRSFRPDAVPQELLDQIMEAGLYAANGRGSQNTIIIQVTKKSVRDEIAEMNRKIGGWDEGFDPFYGAPAMLIVLGKKDWPTHVYDGSLVMGHLMLACHELGLGSCWIHRAKEEFETEWGRNLLKSLGIEEEYEGIGHCAIGYVAGEYPKAPERKENRLFYIREE, from the coding sequence ATGAACAAGGTATTAGAAGCGATGAAAGAAAGAAGAAGTATCCGCAGTTTCAGGCCGGACGCCGTGCCACAGGAACTGCTGGATCAGATTATGGAAGCAGGCCTTTACGCGGCAAATGGCAGAGGCAGCCAGAACACGATCATTATTCAGGTGACCAAGAAGAGCGTTCGGGATGAAATCGCGGAGATGAACCGGAAGATCGGCGGATGGGATGAGGGATTCGATCCCTTTTACGGCGCTCCGGCCATGCTGATCGTCCTTGGCAAAAAGGACTGGCCGACCCATGTATATGATGGAAGCCTTGTGATGGGGCACCTTATGCTTGCCTGTCATGAATTGGGTCTGGGAAGCTGCTGGATCCACAGGGCGAAGGAAGAATTTGAAACGGAATGGGGCCGGAATCTGTTGAAATCTCTTGGGATCGAGGAGGAATATGAAGGGATCGGACACTGCGCGATTGGCTATGTTGCGGGCGAGTATCCCAAAGCCCCGGAAAGAAAGGAAAACAGACTTTTCTATATCAGGGAAGAGTAA
- a CDS encoding type II toxin-antitoxin system HicB family antitoxin: MYKYPVILYWSDEDNCYVTSVPDLPGCMSDGKTPVEAIENTQKIIGEWIETALEDGESIPVPSSYKALTI; encoded by the coding sequence ATGTATAAATATCCTGTTATTTTATATTGGTCTGATGAGGACAATTGTTATGTTACGTCAGTTCCTGATTTGCCTGGATGTATGTCAGATGGAAAAACCCCTGTCGAGGCAATCGAGAATACTCAGAAAATTATTGGCGAGTGGATTGAAACAGCACTTGAAGACGGGGAATCAATCCCTGTTCCGTCCTCATATAAAGCATTAACTATATAA
- a CDS encoding BlaI/MecI/CopY family transcriptional regulator has translation MQKMTHLPESELEIMQIIWAEPAPVSRLTIEQALEKIHPLAPTTILTLLTRLCEKGFLSLEKEGRTNLYRPLIKQKDYLASESRSFLDRMFGGSVAGFATALCDSGIDKEDLEELRKMLEKEVF, from the coding sequence ATGCAGAAAATGACTCATCTTCCGGAAAGTGAACTGGAGATCATGCAGATCATCTGGGCAGAACCTGCGCCCGTATCCCGGCTGACCATTGAGCAGGCGCTGGAAAAGATCCATCCTCTTGCCCCCACGACTATCCTGACTCTCCTGACCCGTCTGTGTGAGAAAGGATTTCTGTCACTGGAAAAAGAAGGACGGACCAATCTCTACCGTCCTCTGATCAAGCAGAAAGATTACCTGGCGTCAGAAAGCCGCTCCTTCCTGGACCGGATGTTTGGCGGATCGGTAGCCGGATTCGCTACTGCTCTGTGCGACAGCGGAATTGACAAAGAGGATCTGGAAGAACTGCGGAAAATGCTGGAAAAGGAGGTGTTCTAA